The genomic stretch CGGAGCAGGGCAAGGTCTCCTTCTTGGAGGCGGAGAGGAACTGCCTCGGCATCGATCACGCCGTCATCGGCGAGTGGCTTGCAAGGAAGTGGAAACTCCCTCTCCCCCTGGTGGTCTCCATAAGGCACCATCACGAACCAGTCGACGAACGGAAGGGATTCTCCCTCTCCCAGGATCCGGTTGTGGACATAGTCCGGCTCGCCGACACCATCTGCCGCAATCAGGGGCTCGGCTGGAACGGCGACACCCTGGCCCCCGAGGTCACACCCGATTTGTGGAGCCGTTTGAGCCTGGCCCAGGAGGATGTAGACCACATCTCGAAGGTCCTGGAAGAGGAGGTCAGGCAGTCGGAGATTTTTCTTGCCCTTATGGGCCGCGGGTAGCAGTGGAGAGTCGGTTGCTGTGGCAGAGACAGAAGAGATCGAAAAAAAGCCTTTCCTCCGGCGCCGGCGGACCGACTTGGAGATCCTCGGCAGGGAGGGGGGACGGATCGTCATGGGGCCTTGGATCGACGAGGTGAGGATCGTGGTGGGCCGGCTTCAGATGCATGCCGAGCTGATATGTGGAGAGGGGAAAGCGCGGGAAGTGGGGCTGGGCCTCCACGAGATCATCGTCAACGCCATCGAGCATGGGAGTCTTGGGATCTCCTTCAAGGAGAAGCGCCTGGCCCTCGAGAACAACACCTACGTGGAACTGCTCAGGCAGCGCCTATCCGATCCGTTCTATTCCAGGCGCCAGGTGACGATCGACTGTCGCACTGAACCAGGAGAGCTGCACTACACGGTCAGAGATGAGGGCGGGGGGTTTGATTGGAGAAACCCTCCCTGTCCGGATCCACGGGAGAACCTGTTGAGCCCGTGCGGCAGGGGCCTCTTTCTCGCGCGGATCTACCTCGACCGTGTCGAGTTCAACGAGAGGGGGAACGAGGTTCATCTCGTGAAGTACGTCGAGAGAGATGGAGGTAGAGATGAGACTACAGCCGAAGGGGAACAGTAGCGTAAGGATTCTCGATCTGCGCGGGGCCCTGACCGTGTCCACTGTGGAAGGACTGAAGAGGTTGGTGGGGGAAGCGGCCCAGGGGGATGGGGACGAGATCGTTCTGAACTTCGAGTCTGTGGACAGGGTCGATTCTTCGGGACTGGGTGCCATCATAGCATGCTACATCACCCTCCACCGAAAGAAGAAGAAGCTCTCCCTTGTCAACCTGAATGAAAAGACCAAGGAGATCTTTTTCTATACTCATTTGTCAAAGGTCGTCAATATCTATGAAGGCCTCGGTGAGATTACGGCCTGAGGGGGAGCTACTTGAGACCGTGTTCTCTCCGGGAGGCGGCCGTTCCCTCCTCCCCGAGGAGTTCCCCTGTTTTCGAAGGAGATGTCTCGGGGCGTCTCGATTTCTGAGGATCTTTGTCGACTCTCGAGGTGAAACCTCTCGTTCCTTCGTTCCCGAGCCCACGTGGCGGCCCTCTCGGGACGGCGTCCGCTCATCCTCAAGGCGTGCCGCTGCTCCGGCAATATCGCTCTGGAACAAGGGGGGCCCCGAAACCGCCGAACTCGTGCTCGTCTCGTCATTGCAGGATCGACCGTATATCTGTTAATATGTGGCATGGTCTCGAGAAAGCCGCCATGGCTCAGGAAGAAGGTAGATTTTTCAAGTATCAGGGCCATGGAGGCCGTCACCGGAAGATTCGGCCTCCATACCATCTGCGAAAGCGCCCTCTGCCCCAACCAGAGCGAGTGCTTTGCCAGGGGTACTGCCACCTTCCTTATCCTGGGCGACAGGTGTACGCGAAACTGCCGGTTCTGCAACGTCGCCCACGGCCGGCCCGAGCCGCTGGACCGAGATGAGCCCCTTCGAGTTGCCCGGGCCGTCATGCATCTTGGGCTCCGCTACGCCGTGGTCACGTCGGTTACCCGAGACGATCTTGAGGACGGAGGAGCCGAGCAGTTCGCCAGAACCATTCGAGCCATCAAAGGGCTTGACATGGGGGTCAGAGTAGAGGTCCTTGTCCCGGATTTTCTGGATGCCATCGACCGGGTTGTCGAGGCAGGGCCTGAAGTGATCAACCACAACCTCGAGACGGTCCCCCGCCTCTACCCCGAAGTGAGGCCTGGTGCGGACTACCGGAGGTCTCTCGGCCTGCTGGAGAAGGTCAAGGAGACAGGGAAGGGGATTCGCACCAAGTCGGGGTTGATGCTGGGGTTGGGCGAGGAAGAGGAAGAGATCCTCCATGTAATGAAGGACTTGAGAAGGGCCGGGTGCGATATGCTCACCCTGGGCCAGTACCTCTCCCCTTCAAGGGCGCATCTTCCTGTTCGGGAGTACGTCCCTCCTGAGAGATTCGAGTGGTTCGGGGAGGTGGCAAAAGAGATGGGCTTTCTCTTTGTGGCGTCAGGTCCTTTCGTGAGGAGCTCATATTTTGCGGAGGCCTGGCTGGAAAAGCAGGGGTAGAAGACGGGCCCGAGGGAGGAGATGCCGCCCCATGTGGGACGGCATCTCCTCAGGACGACTGCAGGAAAAAGACCCCGGGACTCCCTTTGCCCCGGGGTCCGATTGCCCGTTCGGGTATTAGGAGTGTTTCACCACATCGATTGCCTGTGGACCTTTCCTGCCCTCTGCGATGTTGAACCTCACCTCGTCCCCTTCATAAAGAACCTTGTATCCGTCCTGCTGAATGGATGAGAAATGTACGAACAGATCATCGCCGTCTTCCTGGGAAATGAATCCAAACCCCTTTTTCTCGTTAAACCATTTCACTCGACCTTTAGGCATACCCTTTCACCTCCTTTCCTTCTCGGACCGACATCGTCCAAAGTATACGCCCTGTCAAAAAAAAGACCGCATAAGCCTCAAGAGCTGTGCGGTCTTTCTTTACCGAACCAGGACTCCTTGCACTTACAATTTTGAGCATACCAGCTTTTGCCTGCTTTGTCAATAGCGAGGACGAAAGGTCTCCACTTTTCCCAGATTCTCCGGGTGCGGGCGCTCTATCTTTCGAGGACTTCCCGGAACTCCTCAAGATGGAGTCTCTCCGCCGGGAATCGGCTGATCACCACCGCCTCCTCGTGGAGGGGAATCCGGTCTCCCGGTCGGCCGCCGCCCCTTGCACCCCTATTTGTCAGGGCCCCTGGTTCCGTGAAGACGGCGATGCGGGTTCCCTCTCTGGCACTCTGCCTCTCCACAAGGGCCATGCCGATTTGGAAACCCGAAGTGTCGAGCACAGAGCTCGTCACCGTGCCGATCGGCCTCTGAGTCCGGCGATTGACCACCATGCCGCCGTTCTTGATCATTCTCACCCCTTTTTGAAGGACATGGAAACGGACAATCTCCCTCGTCGTGGTTCTGTCCCTTTCCAGGAGTGGCTCCCGCCCGATGAAATAGGGCTTGTGGTACTTCACGTAGGGGGCAAACCCCGCCTCCATGGGGGTGATGTCGAGGGGGCCCGCAAGCTCGTGTCCGTACAGGGGAAGCCCGGCTTCGGTCCTCGTGGAATCCCTGGCTCCGAGACCGGCGGGTTTGATGCCGAAGGCTCTCCCCTCACTGAGAAGGATGTTCCAGAGCTCCGGAGCCTGGCCCGGATGGACGAAGAGCTCGAATCCGATTCTCTCTCCCGTATATCCCGTACGAGCAACGAGGAGGTTCAAGCCCTCGATCTCAATCTCCGTGAACGCCATCTTCCGCAACCTGGCCAGTCGCTGTCTCTCCTTGGCCCGGCGGATCAGGCTCTGGAGGATCCGGAGGGAGTTGGGACCCTGGAGGGCGATATCGACGCGCTGGTCCCTGCCTGAAGACGGATCTTTCAGGTCCCTTATGATGACCGGCCGCGGCGCCTCTATGTCAGGGTGATTGCGATCGATGAGATACTCTCCCGACTGCACGGCCTTCAGCCAGGCCATGTCCTTTTCCGCGTTGGCGGCGTTGACGACCATCATGAAGCGATTCTCGTTGTGCCGGTATATCATGATGTCATCGATCACCCGGCCGTCAGGATCGAGGAGATAGGCGTACTGGCACTCTCCGTCTCCTATCCAGCGGACATAGTTGGTAATGACCATATCGAGGAAGGGGGTGGCCATCTCGCCGGATATCTCGAACACACCCATGTGGGAGGTATCGAAGAGTCCGGCACTCTGTCTGACCGCCTGGTGTTCGTCGGCTATAGAGGTGTACCAGACCGGCATTTCCCATCCTCCGAAGGGAACCATCTGCCTGGTGAGCTTGAGGTGTTCCTCGTAGAGACAGCTCCTCTTGAGCGGACCTTCCTCTTCCTCGTACCGGAATTCCTCCTTTTTTGCC from Deltaproteobacteria bacterium encodes the following:
- the lipA gene encoding lipoyl synthase, coding for MVSRKPPWLRKKVDFSSIRAMEAVTGRFGLHTICESALCPNQSECFARGTATFLILGDRCTRNCRFCNVAHGRPEPLDRDEPLRVARAVMHLGLRYAVVTSVTRDDLEDGGAEQFARTIRAIKGLDMGVRVEVLVPDFLDAIDRVVEAGPEVINHNLETVPRLYPEVRPGADYRRSLGLLEKVKETGKGIRTKSGLMLGLGEEEEEILHVMKDLRRAGCDMLTLGQYLSPSRAHLPVREYVPPERFEWFGEVAKEMGFLFVASGPFVRSSYFAEAWLEKQG
- a CDS encoding cold shock domain-containing protein, whose product is MPKGRVKWFNEKKGFGFISQEDGDDLFVHFSSIQQDGYKVLYEGDEVRFNIAEGRKGPQAIDVVKHS
- a CDS encoding ATP-binding protein, which encodes MAETEEIEKKPFLRRRRTDLEILGREGGRIVMGPWIDEVRIVVGRLQMHAELICGEGKAREVGLGLHEIIVNAIEHGSLGISFKEKRLALENNTYVELLRQRLSDPFYSRRQVTIDCRTEPGELHYTVRDEGGGFDWRNPPCPDPRENLLSPCGRGLFLARIYLDRVEFNERGNEVHLVKYVERDGGRDETTAEGEQ
- the gcvT gene encoding glycine cleavage system aminomethyltransferase GcvT is translated as SDGYVLFDEADIFKKVEGPVVVEDLSEVEPSRRKTVFALSGPEALEGLRSLLPEAEPLGPRDCWEGKILGVELLVSCSAEDPYSVLIFVPMNRATAVWRRLLDRAGELPVAPGGPGLRERLRAEKNLPRYAEGDRERDSVALFRRRMGDLFHLSKPYFVGQRHLETFRGEAKKEEFRYEEEEGPLKRSCLYEEHLKLTRQMVPFGGWEMPVWYTSIADEHQAVRQSAGLFDTSHMGVFEISGEMATPFLDMVITNYVRWIGDGECQYAYLLDPDGRVIDDIMIYRHNENRFMMVVNAANAEKDMAWLKAVQSGEYLIDRNHPDIEAPRPVIIRDLKDPSSGRDQRVDIALQGPNSLRILQSLIRRAKERQRLARLRKMAFTEIEIEGLNLLVARTGYTGERIGFELFVHPGQAPELWNILLSEGRAFGIKPAGLGARDSTRTEAGLPLYGHELAGPLDITPMEAGFAPYVKYHKPYFIGREPLLERDRTTTREIVRFHVLQKGVRMIKNGGMVVNRRTQRPIGTVTSSVLDTSGFQIGMALVERQSAREGTRIAVFTEPGALTNRGARGGGRPGDRIPLHEEAVVISRFPAERLHLEEFREVLER
- a CDS encoding STAS domain-containing protein, which produces MRLQPKGNSSVRILDLRGALTVSTVEGLKRLVGEAAQGDGDEIVLNFESVDRVDSSGLGAIIACYITLHRKKKKLSLVNLNEKTKEIFFYTHLSKVVNIYEGLGEITA